A region of the Echeneis naucrates chromosome 22, fEcheNa1.1, whole genome shotgun sequence genome:
TAGGTCAGTTTCTTATTTCCCTTTAGACTGTGCTCACGTGGTGAAAATTTCCAAATTAAGTTGGATTCATTAAAATTACAACAAACTaactgacacagaaacacaaagcatcagTCAGTGTTTTGAATTTATTACATCATATGTCCGAGAGATAATGTGCAGCTGTAAGCACAAGTATTTCTACCAGGTTTGATTTTGGTAAAGTGAACTTTTATAGTGTTCATTGAAAGggcacataaacacagaggacaagagttgaggggtggggggggggtcagtgtgGTGCCTACCAGCAGATTTCTGCCCCAGGGCCCCACAGCAGATGAATCTGGCCGTGCACGGAGCACTTTTCAGTGATTTGACCTTAGTTTTATCAGGAAATTTCATGAAATACAGCCTATTGttttaattcagtgtttaaggacacaaaaaacagaaaaacagcagtcaACCAGCATTATTACGggttgtcatgacaacagagaataaccttcctcctctctgttggCAGGACTGAGCCTGGTGGAGAGCTACCCGTATGAACCGGAGGAGAGGGGCTCCGACTACGTCCGTCTGGCCTCCATCGCTGCAGGTGACTGAAGCTTCCACTGCTGCCACCTTCActtcaccccccccaccccgccacaaaaagaaagaggttatacaaacaaaaagagcagatgaaGACGTTACTCTGCGTCACTCTGACTGAGCAGACAGCTGGATACGCAGGTGGTTTTCCAAAGTGTTTGATGAGTAACAGCTCACACTCTACTTCTGCCGTGCCTGAAGCCTTTGGGCAAGCCGCTGGGCTGGTATGTGCTGCTGTTAGCCCCCGAGGCACAGATTAATTAcctatttattttaatgcagcTGGAAGCTGGGGAACTGAAGAGGATGGGGAAGTGTTTGTgggaaagaaagataaaagtcACGGTAAGACgtgagatggagagacagacagaggaagtgagACAGGGCTGGTTTGTTTACTCGATCAACACCACAGTTTTTCCCTTTCAGAGTCCTTTTTTTTCCGCTGAAAGGGACAGAAAGTCAAGTGCTTTATTTTCTCCAGCCGCAATTGTTGTGTGGATGACTGCGGCTGGCTGAGATGGAGAAACTGTGGAGCTTAAATAATGACGTAAATGAAGCTATTAGTATTGGAGGCACTCAGTCATTCAGAGGGAGGATGCTGCTTTATTCAAACTGTGGCTTCCTGCTGTAAAGTAATTCCACTGGCTGTTCTTTTCCCTTCATACTGAAAGTCTTTGTGGATAGAATTTACCTGACAGACAGCATGCTGCCATTTTACTGTATAATACTGAAGATCCTTCCTCTCTGGAGAAAATAAGTGGAAGCTCACTGTCGGAGTTAATGTGTTTGTAGGTAGACTGTGATgtttattatatgtattatgGGAATTGAGGCGTCTCTGTGACGTTAAAGCTGCACTCGCTAGTTTCGCATGTTGGCAGCTCCTAATGGCATCAGGGGAATCTGCGTCATATATTCCTTTCATGATTTCAGGCTTGAAGTAATGCACAGTGGCGTTACTgaacagagagaggcagatgaTTTAGTGTTGGAGTGAAGGCTAAGTCAGGACCACACGACGCCCTGAAAGGTAAACCCATCGTCAGCGGCCATGACGGTTCTTTCAAACACAACTTTACGGGAGAGTTTGTCCCCCTTTGGAACAATCTCAGGTGTCTGGCGCGCAGGCTTGGCCTCTGCTTCTCTCAGTAATTTAGAATCTTTTCACCAAGATAATGTCTGAGGTCTGAGATTTCAGCTGCATCTTTAATATTCAATCTGAAAGGGAGAGCAATATGAGCCGTGAGTGAAAAACCAGGGATAAGGGGAGAGTAACAATTTCAAAATTTTCCAGGTTGAAAGAACGATCAGGAGGGGAGCaatgtgtgaggaaaataaCGGCTTTTATTCAGCATAAATGCAAACAGCAGCTAACAGCGCTGTTTTACAAACTGAACGAGGCCGTAACACCAAAGTGCCGTTGCCTGAACGCTTCGAGttggactgaaaaacaaacacaacagtcagGAAAATAACAAGAAGACGGCACCCTCCTTCACACACTGCAGGGGCTAAACCAACACCGGCCCCCTCTCACCACTGATTACTAACTGCAAACGGCTCCATTTTGGAGGAGTAACAAAACCtgaagcaggagaagaagaagagacagcaaCGCCCCAGGTCACCCCAGAACAGGGAGCCATAACGGTCCATCAGGTCCAAATATTAAATTATGTTGTTCACCGGCCAGATGAGAGAACTGAGGCAAATACTGCAATTATAGTCCAAACTGTTGTTGTAAATACTGAACAACTTATTTAAGGTTGACCTGCTGGACTGTCAGTTGTCGTACGATGAgcttgttggggttttttttttgtaagtgcAGATGAAGAGGCTGCCGGTTTTACATTCCGTGTTTACACTCCGTCGAATCGCCCAACTGCTCGGGTTCCTGTCCTCGTCACACTTCACGTTGGCATTATTGTCGTTTTTCAGAGAGTAATTAGCATCGTTATCACTGAGTACGATGCTGTCATAACAGATGAACTGAGAACAGAAACTATGAAAACAGGATCcaagggaaaagaaaataattagaTCATCACCTGCATTCAGGCTCATTATATTCTCTATATACTCTCAGAATGGTTTgtataaaacagatttaataatgaaaataggTGGAATATGTTGTTAATAAGAGCTGCAGCCGGATCAGGACACTCTCTTCTGGAACACACCAGGCCAAGGACAATCTTCACACTGGCCTCtgcaatgccaaaaaaaaaaaaattgtgtggtGAAGAGAATTCAGATGTTTTCTCCAACAGGACGGTCACATCGACGTCCAAAGTGGCCAAAAACATCTGGAGAGGAAAACCTGGAACATGCAAATATCAGAGAAGGGATCCGAGCCAACATCCCAAAGAAGTATGAAAAATGGAGCaaagaggaagcagcagagatgaCAGAAAGCTTTAGTCTCTCAAAAATCAGGAAACAGCAGATGTTTCTGATTCAAAACATCCACGAGGAGATAACAAGACTGAAGCCGTTAACCAGCTCGTCTACAAAGCCTTCACGCTTCCTgagtgaaggaaaacaaaatcatcAAAGAGAGCATCTGATATATCAACAGCTAAAGAGATACTGAAGCAACAGATTGAAGGAAAATGACActagacaaaaagagaaaaacaaagaagttgacaagaaagacagagaggaagtgaaCAAACCTCCGTTAGCAGCTGGAGTGATGAGAATCACAGACCCATCATTAAAATTAGGATTGGACTCTTTTATTTACACTCTATTGATGTTTAAGTTGGAGTTGGTACCAAACTCAGCATCTTAATTAGCACAGATCACGAAGAGTTTGGGAATATTTTACCGAACATGACAGACGACGCTCAATATAATGCTGAATGgaccacaaattaaaaaaaagcacagcactCAGATAATAAACACTACAGCTCCTCTCAGACTTCCATcattccttcattttcatggatcTTCCCACAGTATCCCAGCCAGCTGTATTTTCAAACACACTGTGAATCTCTGCGGTGTGCTGCGCTGGTGATATTGGCTCAGCACCATTCATGATTCCCAGAAAATCAGCAGGCGTGCGGGAACATTCAAGCCCGTCTCCGTAACCAATCGGTTTTCTATGGACCTGTTGTGCGTAATGGAGTGAGATCACAGATTAGGAACACGGGATAAACCGCCTCACCTGTTCGTGAGAGGCAGCAGGTGAATATAAGTTGGAAAAGCACCAAGAGAAGAACGAGGAAAAGTCAACTGGTTGTCCCCTTCAGCGTGCCCGATCATATGTTTGGTGGCCTCGTTCGTTAGGCTGCTTTGAATTACAGCTGTATCAAACCTGCACTGTACAGCCGCCTCGGAAATTTCACTCCCCGGGAGGTCAAAGTTGACATTCACACCATGGactgctgaaaaaacaaagatgtgatTAATGGACGATTTGCCGCCTTCGTAGGATCCCTTCCTCAAACAGAGCAATGACCCTTTTCAAAGATGGAAGCCACCACCACAGCTCATCACACTTTGAGGCTTCACGCTTTTCCCAATTAATCAGGTAACTAAAGTCAAGTTGGTGGTATAAGCAAAGGACATCAGCTTTTTTAATGCATCATTAGCTTATATTAGTGGCTGAAATAGTTTCTCCTTACTAAGATCGTCTTGCTCACGCACCGCCGTTGGAAGGCAACTGTTTTCTGGGGGTCTCTGGTGCAGGTCAGTCAACAGCATTGGAAAGAAACAAGGAGGGAATGAGCTTTAGACTGCAGGACGTTTACACTGATTCATCATCcttcatcatctgctgccaaGTTCAACGACGTGGGAAGAGCATGCAGTCTTCATCCGATGTGAATGCCGAGACGCTCTGAAGGGACTGGAGTTGGTTCTGCCACTGAAGATGCGCCCATGTTAACGTCATCATTTTCAGCTCAGGATAAtctgtgattgatttttttggTCAATTTATCCATAAACTGTTTAACCCCTCCGGAGGTTTGGAGCAGACGTGAGCATGCAGGTGGTGTATTTAGTGTTTGGAAGCTGGGGCAGGAGTGGCTTCATTATAATCTGCATGTACATAAAATCTAGTAAAAATACTAGAAATTAGATGTTAGTGCTCTCCATAATAATGACGGGCTacaaaatgaaaccaaagcaCTCATCCGtgctaaataaatacacaataatcATATATAATTCTCTATttgatttgtattcatttttaatatccACTGTAATTAAATGAGAGGATTTTTCAGCCCTTGTATTATTAAGCACTCAGTGGAAATTGCAGGCAGCTCCGGTGAGCGTATGTTGTTGGTATCTGATCCACAGAAAGGCAGATTTAAATCGTGTTGAGGATCTGTAGGAGTTAGACGACGATTGGTCCGCGTTCCTCAAATTTACTACATGTCATGAAGCTTGTGGGTAAAATGAAAGAGTCAATAATGGACAGAAatattacagtaaaaaaaaacaacaaaactttggACTTTAAAAAGTGACTGGGTCGATGTTCTGGAGCCAAAACAGCAGAATCAAATCCGCCGACTCACAGACTGCAGGATAGATTTAATATTTTGATATGCAGTGATGAATATTACAGAATGAGCCCTGTGACTGCAAAACAAGCTGCAGCGAGAGTGCCCTCGGCCTCCAGCGGCCCTGGTGAGGAACAGCTCAGGACTCGTACTGGGAAGAGCGGAGGAGTAAATCTGTGTAAGGCATGAATGTGAAGCAGGGTGTTGGTGGATAAGAGCATGCACGCTCAGCAAGACTCCTTGAATAAATTATGGCTTCACGAAAACACAAGGACGACGACTGCACATGAAACATCGGTGTGTACTCAGTCTCCCGTGCATGAGGCCACTGGATCCAATTTGTCATCCACCCTGCAGCTCCATCAGGTTCTCCCATCCTACACCCGCCTCCCCCCTTGGCTGCTTAGCAGTTAAGCTGGGAATAACCTATGCTTTGTGAAGGGTTGTTAGCTTGCTCTCCAAGGccattcatattttatgtgaCAGCTTGGCGAGAGACAAACTCACCAGGAGACACAACTACAGGCAGTTTACAAATTAATGAGCGCCGCTATCTGCCAGAGAAGCTGAGTGTCATCATGGCTATATTGACTGGGAGGTCACTGGGGAAAAAATGCATGATGATGGATTGGCAAATAATgcggccaaaaaaaaaaaggtggttaTGGAGGGGGGCTTTCCACTGTCTCCACAAAGGTGTCTCATTACTGCACAGTTCAGGGGGAGAATGGACActgagggaggcagaggaggacagagtgGAGGAAGAGTGGACggaggagaagggagagagagagctgattGGACGGGTGGGAGAGACAGATGGAATGGGCGTGATGGCAGGGAGTCAGACCGGAGTCAGGTGAGTCAGGGAGGGAGTGTTgggaagatggatagatggatgaagGTGAAGGAGCAGTAATTACAGGCCTTGTTGTGCGagtggagagatggaggagctgCTTTTTCAGCACTGCCACTCTGCATTAACCCGGCAGAATGAAATATTCTGCCATTAGGCCTCGGCTGGTATCCATCCAGTGCCCGAGCTCGTGCAACATTTAAACGCCGTTCATGTTCTATTCATTACGAGGGGGCCTATTACATATAAtcaacattttggttttgtgcTGTAAATGCAACGCTGCACGGGTAAAGGTGAGAGTGGTAAGTCAATACTGACTCCAGTCATGCCCTGACATCATTGGtaaacattggctgggatttgGCTTTCTCAAACCGCACAGAGCAATGAAATGCTTTCTGCCccccttttccttcttcttccagaGTCTGAAGTGACGACGGTGAACCGCTGCCTGGATGCCGCCAAGGCGTGTAACATAGATGAGACGTGTCAGAAGCTTCGTACGGAATACGTCTCGGCCTGCATTCAGCCGTCAGCTCGCTCGGGGCCGTGTAACCGACCAAAGTGCAACAAGGCGCTGAGAAAGTTCTTTGACCGCGTTCCTCCCGACTACACCCACGAGCTGCTGTTCTGCCCGTGCACCGACACGGCCTGCGCAGAGCGCCGGAGGCAGACCATCGTGCCGTCCTGCTCCTACGAGGACAAGGACAAGCTCAACTGCCTCACTCAGCTGCGGATCTGCAAGGCCGACTACGTCTGcaggtaaaaataaatgttgaccaTTTCACAGCAGAGTTGATGTCCCTCCCCCCACTGATTTCAGGATCACATTATATAATCATTCATAGCTGCCCTTCTCCAAAGTATACCAGGAGAcgtctgctgttgtttttttttttctcaactagATGAAGCAGAATTTGAGCTGACTTGACTCTCAGAAATTGGCGAGTCCGGACAGCAAACACTGATTGATTTGGAAGGTCCCGGTGCGTTCGAATGCTACTCCGATGCTCTGATGTCCGAGAATTGAAGCCGAGTTAAATGCTTTTtgacagaggcagaaagaaaagtCCCACATAAGTGGAGAAACAAGCTTTGATACACTATATCAGTTTATCGAGTTCTCGTGTTTAGCAAGCACTTGCCCGGGGTTAGTGACACATCCAGCATCTTGTTTGATCTGCCAACTCCTGAGAAAACtatctttgtctctttgtcttgtTGGGTGTTTGATCAGCTTCACCTGCCACTTGTTTACTTTGGCTCGCTGCCGTTTCACACTGGACAGATATTCCACAATTGACTTGTTCAGGCTGGAGGGACAGTCTACGGTGTCTGTAAAAGCAGACACGGAGCGCTCTTTTGACGTCGTGTTGGTTTCCACCTGTTGACTCTCTCGTATCTCTGTTTGGGTCTCCTAAGACAAATCGTTGGATTTAACTGCTGAACAGCAACCAAATGGGAGATAAGTTAGGAAACAGTTAAATGGAGCTTAATTTTACttaattatttatgaattttctgaaaaaaaatctgtctgctgctggaaacaggattgatgaaagaaatgaaaatgaccaCCATGTAATGAAAGTGCTGTAAAATTAGACCCTTGAGCTAAAAGACATCAGAAAGCTCTGCTGAGCTATAGATTTGAGTTTAATAATTCCCTGTACTCAACCAATTCAatcttaacataaaaaaatggatgaatgcaGCCTTAATGTGGTTCGACCTCAGGCTCCGGCgtgcaacatttaaaaagacataACAGCTCGGAAAGCTCAGCTCACTCTGAAAGAAAACTGCTTAATTAGTGGACTGGCTCAAGCATCGTGCTCAGCTACGGGAAGGTTTACATGCAAATATTCACCACTGACCCGTAACAATCCGTCATGCCGCTGCTGAACCTTTCAATGAACCGAGAGTCCAAAACAGAGGGAGCTGGTCTATCTTCGCTGTCTTGAACGATCCATGTTTATAAAACcttgtttttcagaaacaggAGAGAACAAAATACGTCTCTGTTGAATAATTTGGCTTTTCTGTCACACCAGCAGCCAAGATGACCAGCTTGCTGGCTGACAGTTTTGCAGGACAGCTTGTTAGTTGCGGCCGTAGCAGCGGTACCTAATACACAAATGACACGTAGATAGATTTGACTCTGGCATTCTGCTCGTTGTGCTTATGTGCAAGTGCGTTTATTGTAACTTTACAGcagcacatgaacacacacacacacaaaaaaagacttAGAATGAAActcatttaaactttaaattgttttatacaaaaaacaaacactggatTATTTATCCAAAAGAGCTGCTGCCGAGTTTGATGACTGAACAAGACATGCAGCCATATCTTCAATCCGCCTGACTTCAATATAAAGTGTTTTGTTCCTCGGGACTATAAATGGCATTGTGTATGAtatgttcatttaaatttaattacttagctgtgtttaattaattCAATTGTCATACTCATTAACTATATTTAATTAGTTCAATTAAAGTCTGTATTCCTTTTCTGAGAGAAGACGCTCTGCAACAAGCAGCCATGTGAATATTCCTTATTATCACTTTGGATTCACACGTGGCTTTCCTGCCAAAGTGCTGAGAAATCATGTATTAACACAGACCCGGAGCATCGCTGGGATCAAAACATCTTCAGGGTCATCTTCAGATGATTTATTCTGAGCTAAATCCCAGTTTACTCTGATGAAGACAAATATTTCTCTCAAATGTAAGCTGACTGCAGACATCAAGTCAGAAAACTAACAATGTCCCATGATGCCATTAAAATGCAGAGGGGCTGTTTCATGGAGTTCTCAGCGCCGTCCAGTCAGCCTCGTCTCTCTGACAGCAAATGGTCGCCAGCATTTAATCTACTTCCTCTTCAAATGTCAGGAAGACAAAGGGCTTCATCTGTCATGGCTATCGATCAGGCATTACTCTGCACCGCCATCCCGATGGATGCCGTGTCTCAAGGCCCCTGCGTGGCCGGCCAATCCCGCACCGGTCGGCCGGCATTAACCGGCAGCCTGCAGAGGACGGCTACACTTAATGCAAAGCCTACAAGTTTTCTGCACATCCACACACTGACATGACAAccgaggaggagaggaagtgtgCCGCCCCGAGGGAATCTTCTTGCAAATGCCAGTCGACTGAcgccatgatgatgatgatgatagtgatgatgatggtggatGTCAGAGCAGCTGGCAGGAAAGGTGAAGGAGGGAAGGTTGAGCGGCTGAGGGAGGAAGCATTTGTGTGGAAGATCCATATTTGTCTAATCTCCTTGTGCCCAGGTCTGCCCGACAGCATCCACGGTATTTAGAGAGCCGAGCCAAAGCCCATCTTTGTCCCTCACTGGCTCTTTACAGCCTGGCAGCCTTCCAGAAGACGACAAGCTGGGAAGAgcgggaaggaaggaaaaagagggaTGAATGTCACCGAGGGTGACTGGAGTCGGGTCGATGTGCTGCGGAGCGGGAAGAGAGAGTTAATGTAGGAGAATGTGTAGGTAGATGAGCGTTGTGGGATGAGGGATTCAGATGCTCTACCTGTTGTCGAGAGGAAGCGCCGGGGCCGAGCAGCCATCAGCGACGGCATGAGTAAATGATGGATGGCGTGTTATTGCTCCCACAGGTCTCGCTGGGCACAGTTCCAGTACGACTGCCAGCCCTCGGAGCAGAGCGCCGGCGGCTGCAAGCAGGAGAACTACGGAGCATGTCTGCTAGCGTACACCGGCCTGATAGGTAAGAACTAAATCTCTCTGTGCCGGCTCCGGCTCACCCAGCTCATGTGATGAAAGGGGAACAAAAAGGTTTCGGGGGGAGGAAGGTGAAAGGCAGCGAGCAGGAATGATCGATGGAGCGCTGATTAATGTGGCTGCTACGTCTTTGGCATTATAAGTACTGCAATTACAACTATTGACCGCTGTTTTGGTAGAAACTTCCCCGATGTGCCAGTGGGTGGTGGTGGGCGGCGGCGTGAAGAACACAGCTTATTGTGCTTCATATGAACACCTGACAAAAGATCACATAAAGCACAAAAGGTTGTTATAAAGCATTTAGTCTAAAGTTGTCGCTACGGGACACTTGGCACACTGTGCTGCCGCTAAGGAAGGAGAAAAGTGTGACTGTGGCCGTTCTAGACAGCTGGGGAAGAAGTAGGACTTTGAGTtgtttgaaaacatgaaacccAGAAAATTGATGCAGGTAAATCAGAACTTTTTCAGCACACTTCCTCAAAGtgctgcaattttatttttccgCCTCCTTTAAAAATACAAGCTACACGGCTATATTAGCCTACGCGCTGACTGACTTCCCAATCATTTCTTGCTGAAAAGCTCAGAAGCTGGAGCAGAATAAAAAGATCTGACCCGGTGCTGGACTTTGGGCCGGGGGCACCTTTTGATCTGCGGTACCAACACTCACTGAGAGACCTGCCGGAAGAGCATCGTGTGCAAACAGCAGGCTTTTTATGCACATCTCATTTTGagtaattacatttaatttttttattttatttttttttagcaaaagtTGCTTTTTCTCAACACATTTTCCTTTAAAACAGAATACACAGTTTGAGTTTGTTGGCTCAGTAACGTTGAGCCTCATCAATCAACATTTGACCAGCAGCCTCTTGAAATTCATCTCACTGTCTTTCTCACTGAATGCTTTTACATGCAGACTAATAACTCAGTCTTAACCTGATTAGGGGAGGACAGTGAAGatagaaaatgtgtaaaagctTCTATTTGATTATCATAATCAGGGTGAGGTCACATTCAGGCTAAAGCATAACAAGATTAAATCAGCCAGAAGTGTGATCAAACTGTCTCTGGGACATTAATCTCcccaactgtttttttttgttgttgttgtttttttttttgcctttctttaAAAATGGTAAATTTCCTGAAGCATTTAGAAGACAAACATTGCTCCCGGGGCCGCAGGCTGAATAGCTGCAATtacaaaacacagaacaaaaaatgCAACTATTCACTTCAGCTAAATAAAGAGATGACTTCCTGTTTATGCCCGCTCGTAGTCAGGTGCAGTGATTGCATTGTAAACTCAATAATGTGATGAGTGTTCATTTAATACACTAACCTATCTCAGCTTGCCTGTAAAAATTagagctgtgttgttgtgtcgCTCTGCAGGAAGCACAATAACGCCCAACTACCTTGACAACTCAACATCCAACGTGGGTCCCTGGTGCTCCTGCGCTGCGAGCGGCAACCACAGGGAGCAATGCAACGACTTCCTGGCTTTTTTCCACGACAACGTCTGCCTGAGTGAGTAACGCGGTTACATAACGGACGAGACGGAGGTGTGGGGGCGAATCCAGTCCGCTTCCGTTTTGTTTCTGCAACGATCATGAGATGAACACTAAAACCTCCTCCACGTCTTTGCTTCAGATGTGCAGATTATTTTAGCTCGACTTTATTTCAGAGTGACTACAGTTGGTTTTGCTGACTAAGcataaaataatgtttattATGTTGTGATGTTGGAGGTTCTGGTCCGTGTGGAGCTGACCTAAAATAACTGCCCCTCATCTCCAgttcttttttcctcttgctcttattgcttttattattcGGTGGGTTAGtgtagagagacaggaaatgggaccGAGAGAAGAAATGATGAACAGGAAAGAGCATCTGAGATCACACAGTCTGCGTCTCAACCACTCAGctacaagaaaagaaaagaataagaacaaattcaatattttcttAAACTGCAGCTAAACAATAATTAGACGCATTATAAAGATGAAGCTACTCTCCTGCTTATCAGTGAGAAAGATAAGAAAGCAGACAGCAAGGTTTAAGTAACACATGATCTCtactcctttctttttcctgacaTCCCTGAGGAGCGACGGCATTAATGCCAAATCAGTGACACAGTAAATACGACTCACCATCCGTCAATATGAATTTATCTCTTTGCACAAATAAGATATGCAGACAAGCACCACTGACATTAGACAAACACAGTTG
Encoded here:
- the gfra4a gene encoding GDNF family receptor alpha-4a isoform X2, translated to MSHSIMDFLGLYFLQLALIGAPRLALSVGGRDCLRAGDTCSSDDTCSPRLRTLRQCVAGDGSVKLGPGARNQCENAMTALLSTPLHGCQCKRGMKREKNCLSIYWSLHQSVLHGLSLVESYPYEPEERGSDYVRLASIAAESEVTTVNRCLDAAKACNIDETCQKLRTEYVSACIQPSARSGPCNRPKCNKALRKFFDRVPPDYTHELLFCPCTDTACAERRRQTIVPSCSYEDKDKLNCLTQLRICKADYVCRSRWAQFQYDCQPSEQSAGGCKQENYGACLLAYTGLIGSTITPNYLDNSTSNVGPWCSCAASGNHREQCNDFLAFFHDNVCLKNAILAFGNGSDVKTGAMPSPATDDQSAFLATTTPGVSMETEHNILRAQIPTQVNENDRLWDDDGDSTLPSPGLSDRGAGPVCPSLLGGLGWLLPALLLLLSDY